The Actinomycetota bacterium genome includes a window with the following:
- the bcp gene encoding thioredoxin-dependent thiol peroxidase yields the protein MLEAGDEAPLFTLPDADGERVALRDLLGGPVVIYFYPKDDTPGCTTQACGIRDAWSEFEAAGATVVGISPDDVASHARFRDKFDLPHTLLADPDREVIDRYGAWGEKKMYGRTYEGVLRSTFLVRPDGRIGKVWPKARPKQHAEEVLAALEDLTG from the coding sequence TTGCTCGAAGCCGGTGACGAGGCGCCCCTGTTCACGCTCCCCGACGCCGATGGCGAACGGGTCGCGCTGCGGGATCTGCTCGGCGGTCCCGTGGTCATCTACTTCTACCCCAAGGACGACACGCCCGGGTGCACCACCCAGGCGTGCGGGATCCGCGATGCCTGGTCGGAGTTCGAGGCCGCGGGGGCCACCGTCGTCGGGATCAGTCCTGATGACGTCGCCTCCCACGCACGCTTCCGCGACAAGTTCGATCTCCCGCACACCCTGCTCGCGGATCCCGACCGCGAGGTGATCGACCGGTACGGCGCGTGGGGCGAGAAGAAGATGTACGGCAGGACCTACGAGGGCGTACTCCGCTCGACCTTCCTCGTGCGTCCGGACGGTCGGATCGGGAAGGTGTGGCCGAAGGCACGGCCCAAGCAGCACGCTGAGGAGGTCCTGGCCGCGCTGGAGGACCTCACCGGCTGA
- a CDS encoding inorganic diphosphatase, with protein sequence MGSRNKYEYDSASGRFHLDRMLFTAVRYPGDYGFLPGTLARDGDALDALVVLGEPTFPGCTITARVLGVLDMEDEKGPDEKLLCVPQDDPRWQHLQVLDDVPDHLRLEIAHFFSIYKDLERKHVKVHGWRGRDEALEVVADSRRRATGVGR encoded by the coding sequence ATGGGGTCGCGCAACAAGTACGAGTACGACAGCGCGTCGGGGCGCTTCCACCTCGATCGGATGCTGTTCACGGCGGTCCGCTACCCCGGTGACTACGGCTTCCTGCCTGGCACGCTGGCGCGCGACGGGGATGCGCTCGATGCCCTGGTCGTCCTCGGCGAGCCGACCTTCCCAGGCTGCACGATCACCGCACGGGTGCTCGGGGTCCTGGACATGGAGGACGAGAAGGGACCGGACGAGAAGCTGCTGTGCGTGCCCCAGGACGATCCGCGGTGGCAGCACCTCCAGGTGCTCGACGACGTGCCTGACCACCTGCGGCTCGAGATCGCGCACTTCTTCTCCATCTACAAGGACCTCGAACGCAAGCACGTCAAGGTGCACGGGTGGCGCGGCCGCGACGAAGCGCTCGAGGTGGTCGCCGACTCGCGACGACGCGCGACCGGCGTCGGTCGTTGA
- a CDS encoding DUF4388 domain-containing protein, with translation MRGHLSDSSVPDLCRGLSDAHATGALEIESELGTARIFFRSGFVYWAMSPAPRAQLGSRLVNADFVTAEQLEQTLERQRRTDRRTKLGALLVDEGLVTQDVIRVFVQEQILDALLDILRWERGVYSFHAGDAVAESLPVDIPVAQLLVAVARRQSEWDQVQHVIPDLDAVPDHVTGRGGMSTSLEPDEFAVLASIDGTRSVRELAADLGYSEFEAARIVYGLTLLGAVEILPDDDVDTQEELQRAAVEASAGDLEVELESAEDVEPPEDFDIGAALEEALAPPPYRPEPDRPAASAAEPEEPEPWVPTDLPEIAQPEQAVEPEPAPPEVGAPERVEEPGPQPAMASDVELSEGFEDLFAEVGEDDFDQLDDLEDVAAAEPEPTVAESAAATSEPADEPASEEPAPAEEPAEEAPEAEAPTEPSEPSAPRSAAQVSELLRELSRLTLEDEENDDDEAEPPRRRVSKTPPEPSEDQGKKRRLFGWGS, from the coding sequence ATGCGTGGCCACTTGTCCGACAGCTCCGTCCCCGACCTGTGCCGGGGGCTATCGGACGCACACGCCACCGGAGCGCTCGAGATCGAGTCCGAGCTCGGCACCGCACGCATCTTCTTCCGGAGCGGGTTCGTCTACTGGGCGATGTCGCCGGCGCCCCGTGCACAGTTGGGATCCCGACTGGTCAACGCGGACTTCGTCACGGCTGAACAGCTCGAACAGACGCTCGAGCGTCAGCGCCGCACCGACCGGCGCACCAAGCTCGGGGCGCTCCTGGTCGACGAGGGACTGGTCACGCAGGACGTGATACGGGTGTTCGTCCAGGAGCAGATCCTCGACGCCCTCCTCGACATCCTCAGGTGGGAGCGCGGGGTCTACTCGTTCCACGCTGGCGACGCCGTGGCCGAGAGCCTGCCTGTCGACATCCCCGTGGCGCAGCTCCTGGTCGCGGTCGCGCGACGTCAGAGCGAGTGGGACCAGGTCCAGCACGTCATCCCCGACCTCGACGCGGTCCCCGACCACGTGACGGGGAGGGGCGGGATGTCGACCAGTCTGGAACCTGACGAGTTCGCCGTGCTCGCGAGCATCGACGGCACCCGCTCCGTCCGCGAGCTGGCGGCGGACCTCGGCTACAGCGAGTTCGAGGCCGCACGGATCGTCTACGGGCTCACCCTCCTCGGCGCCGTCGAGATCCTCCCCGACGACGACGTGGACACCCAGGAGGAGCTCCAGCGCGCGGCAGTCGAGGCCTCCGCCGGCGACCTCGAGGTCGAGCTCGAGTCCGCGGAGGACGTCGAGCCACCGGAGGACTTCGACATCGGGGCCGCGCTCGAGGAAGCTCTCGCCCCGCCTCCATACCGCCCCGAGCCCGACCGGCCCGCGGCGTCGGCTGCGGAGCCCGAGGAACCGGAACCGTGGGTGCCGACCGATCTGCCCGAGATCGCCCAACCCGAGCAGGCCGTCGAGCCCGAGCCCGCACCGCCAGAGGTCGGCGCACCCGAGCGAGTCGAGGAACCCGGGCCCCAGCCCGCCATGGCCAGCGACGTCGAGCTGAGCGAGGGCTTCGAGGATCTGTTCGCCGAGGTGGGCGAGGACGACTTCGACCAGCTCGACGACCTCGAGGACGTCGCCGCCGCCGAGCCGGAGCCGACCGTCGCCGAGAGCGCAGCGGCGACGTCCGAACCCGCCGACGAGCCAGCCTCCGAGGAGCCAGCCCCCGCCGAGGAGCCAGCCGAGGAAGCGCCGGAGGCTGAGGCGCCGACCGAACCGAGCGAGCCGTCTGCACCGCGTAGCGCGGCGCAGGTCTCCGAGCTGCTCCGTGAGCTGTCCCGGCTGACGCTCGAGGACGAAGAGAACGATGACGACGAGGCTGAACCGCCGCGCCGGCGGGTGTCGAAGACCCCGCCCGAACCCAGCGAGGATCAGGGTAAGAAGCGGCGCCTGTTCGGGTGGGGCAGCTAA
- a CDS encoding 3-keto-5-aminohexanoate cleavage protein has translation MITVAPTGAELAPDAHPALPTTPEAIVETAVECEEAGARVVHVHARDGEGRSTMDVGVFREVLAGLRDRTELVVQFTTGGAVGDPDDARLSPLDLRPDMASLTCGSVNFGDEVFLNPFPLMRRLYERMAELGVLPELELFDAGHLVNGRRLVGDEPTHHVHCDLVLGVPGGLTGTVTDVVDLVERIPSGWTFSATGIGRAHLTVTAAALALGGHVRTGFEDVVHYGPGRHARDNAELVQRVVRLGDELGRPLATAAETRSILGLSSVANAA, from the coding sequence ATCATCACGGTCGCCCCGACCGGTGCCGAGCTGGCGCCCGATGCCCACCCCGCTCTGCCGACGACACCGGAGGCGATCGTCGAGACCGCGGTGGAGTGCGAGGAGGCCGGTGCCCGCGTCGTGCACGTACACGCGCGCGATGGCGAGGGGCGGTCGACGATGGACGTCGGGGTGTTCCGTGAGGTGCTTGCGGGACTGCGGGACCGCACCGAACTGGTCGTGCAGTTCACCACGGGCGGAGCCGTCGGGGACCCCGACGACGCCCGGCTGTCCCCTCTCGATCTGCGTCCGGACATGGCGTCGCTGACGTGTGGGTCGGTCAACTTCGGCGACGAGGTCTTCCTGAACCCGTTCCCGCTGATGCGCCGGCTCTACGAGCGCATGGCTGAGCTCGGGGTCCTGCCCGAGCTCGAGCTGTTCGATGCCGGTCACCTCGTCAACGGCCGACGGCTCGTCGGTGACGAGCCGACCCACCACGTCCACTGCGACCTCGTTCTCGGTGTGCCCGGTGGGTTGACGGGTACCGTGACGGACGTCGTGGACCTCGTGGAACGGATCCCCTCAGGGTGGACGTTCAGTGCCACGGGGATCGGGCGCGCCCACCTCACGGTGACCGCGGCCGCTCTCGCCCTCGGCGGTCACGTCAGGACCGGTTTCGAGGACGTGGTCCACTACGGCCCGGGGCGGCACGCGCGCGACAACGCCGAACTGGTGCAGCGGGTCGTGCGTCTGGGCGACGAGCTCGGTCGTCCCCTGGCCACCGCCGCGGAGACGCGCTCGATCCTCGGGCTATCGTCGGTCGCGAACGCAGCGTGA
- a CDS encoding aerial mycelium formation protein, whose amino-acid sequence MDEEDTDMTAENVSRRRLDRVMDEDYLVGLSERRTDEIRRMRDECEEEESGISYARRLLQGKLDILRAELLRRRDAGSERAASVLESLPSLLSDDGPTTSPVRARVPRFLVPPSVQHHRREVERVADDDVLATMGKREDDELAEIVESLSAKERELSDLRRGLLDRIDRLQDELAGRYKLGTADVAELLGG is encoded by the coding sequence ATGGACGAGGAGGACACCGACATGACCGCGGAGAACGTGAGCAGGCGTCGGCTCGACCGCGTGATGGATGAGGACTACCTCGTGGGGTTGTCCGAGCGTCGCACGGACGAGATCCGCCGGATGCGGGATGAGTGCGAGGAGGAGGAGAGCGGGATCTCCTACGCGCGCCGTCTCCTGCAGGGCAAGCTCGACATCCTGCGTGCGGAGCTCCTGCGGCGCCGCGATGCCGGGAGTGAACGGGCCGCGTCGGTGCTCGAGTCCCTCCCGAGCCTGCTCAGCGATGACGGACCCACCACCTCCCCCGTCCGGGCGCGGGTGCCCCGTTTCCTCGTCCCTCCCTCGGTCCAGCACCACCGGAGGGAGGTCGAGCGGGTCGCCGACGACGACGTGCTGGCGACCATGGGGAAGCGCGAGGATGACGAACTTGCCGAGATCGTCGAGTCCCTGTCGGCGAAGGAGCGCGAGCTGTCCGATCTACGGCGGGGGTTGCTGGACCGCATCGACCGTCTCCAGGACGAACTGGCCGGTCGCTACAAGCTCGGGACGGCGGACGTCGCCGAGCTGCTGGGAGGCTGA
- a CDS encoding response regulator has product MSHRVLVADDDNVTLDVLRAILDLDEFEVETAADGTEALERARTVRFDVVVLDVMMPGLNGFEVCRALKDDPATASVPVVLLTARDREEDRAEGIAAGCDAYLTKPFSPLHLIEVLSELGLDRSGT; this is encoded by the coding sequence TTGTCGCACCGGGTCCTCGTCGCCGATGACGACAACGTGACCCTCGACGTGCTCAGGGCCATCCTCGACCTCGACGAGTTCGAGGTCGAGACCGCCGCCGACGGCACCGAGGCGCTGGAACGTGCGCGGACCGTTCGCTTCGATGTCGTCGTCCTCGACGTCATGATGCCCGGGCTCAACGGCTTCGAGGTCTGCCGCGCTCTCAAGGACGACCCCGCGACCGCCTCGGTACCGGTCGTGCTCCTCACCGCGCGAGACCGTGAGGAGGACCGCGCTGAGGGGATCGCGGCGGGCTGTGACGCCTACCTGACCAAGCCCTTCTCGCCCCTGCACCTCATCGAGGTCCTCTCCGAGCTCGGCCTGGACCGGAGCGGTACCTGA
- a CDS encoding HD-GYP domain-containing protein, producing the protein MDPSQVEDLDRMQRQLVVFAQELNEVYSRERARREEAEAALTELRHSYLSMVKTLALVCEMKDNYTRHHLDRTFQYAVALTRRTAPDFSSEAAVQYGFLLHDIGKVGIPDAILNKPGPLDDDEWKVMRTHPLIGLQLVAPIKFLGEAVQIIKSHHERWDGKGYPEGRAGEDIYLPARVFSIVDTFDAMTSDRPYRKGLPVHVAMEEIERNGGTQFDPDLAREFLVLCDELRLTEGGPSGLTLVK; encoded by the coding sequence ATGGACCCGAGCCAGGTCGAGGACCTCGACCGGATGCAGCGCCAGCTCGTCGTGTTCGCCCAGGAGCTGAACGAGGTCTACTCACGCGAGCGGGCTCGGCGTGAGGAGGCCGAGGCGGCCCTAACCGAGCTGCGGCACTCGTACCTCTCGATGGTCAAGACACTCGCGCTGGTGTGTGAGATGAAGGACAACTACACCCGCCACCACCTCGATCGGACGTTCCAGTACGCGGTCGCGTTGACGCGGCGGACGGCCCCGGACTTCAGCAGCGAGGCCGCCGTGCAGTACGGGTTCCTGCTGCACGACATCGGCAAGGTCGGGATCCCGGACGCCATCCTCAACAAGCCCGGTCCACTCGACGACGACGAGTGGAAGGTCATGCGGACGCATCCGCTCATCGGCCTGCAACTCGTCGCCCCCATCAAGTTCCTCGGCGAGGCGGTGCAGATCATCAAGTCCCACCACGAGCGTTGGGACGGCAAGGGCTACCCCGAGGGACGCGCCGGCGAGGACATCTACCTCCCGGCGAGGGTGTTCTCGATAGTGGACACCTTCGATGCCATGACCTCCGATCGCCCGTACCGCAAGGGACTGCCCGTTCACGTCGCGATGGAGGAGATCGAGCGCAACGGTGGCACCCAGTTCGATCCCGACCTGGCGCGTGAGTTCCTCGTGCTGTGCGATGAGCTGCGGCTGACCGAGGGCGGACCGTCCGGGCTGACCCTCGTCAAGTGA
- a CDS encoding asparaginase: MTASVLVETTRTDIHTAVESVESRFHGHVVVTGGDGGTIAALGEAERPTFIRSAAKPFQAAACLDLLRGVVADLSSELVAVGWSSHRAEPAHVEAVARLCDLAQLDPRDLTCPPARPADDPAAPLAPIHHNCSGKHALFAVTGRRLGIGRDELLDPAGALQTHVLDRLQRDIGHATAVAVDGCGAPAVEVPLRALAAAYGRVSMASGTLGEVVAAGRAHPHLVGGRGRIETALLAHDVVAKVGAEGVYGIGHGGVGIAVKVESGVVEAAAVTAHHLVSSLGWYPADAWSPDPIIGGGRPTGRWRAAPDLIAFAETLASRVGSVRKGG, encoded by the coding sequence GTGACCGCATCGGTCCTCGTCGAGACCACCCGCACCGACATCCACACGGCAGTCGAGTCCGTGGAGTCCCGGTTCCACGGGCACGTCGTCGTGACGGGCGGGGACGGGGGCACCATCGCGGCGCTCGGGGAAGCCGAGCGGCCCACGTTCATCCGCTCGGCTGCCAAGCCGTTCCAGGCGGCGGCGTGCCTGGACCTGCTTCGCGGTGTGGTCGCCGACCTCAGCTCCGAGCTCGTCGCCGTGGGATGGTCCTCTCACCGGGCGGAACCGGCGCACGTCGAGGCCGTGGCTCGACTGTGCGACCTCGCTCAGCTCGATCCTCGGGACCTCACCTGCCCTCCAGCCCGCCCCGCCGACGATCCCGCGGCTCCGCTCGCTCCGATCCACCACAACTGCTCCGGCAAGCACGCGTTGTTCGCGGTCACGGGTCGCCGCCTCGGGATCGGGCGCGACGAGCTCCTCGACCCAGCAGGGGCGCTGCAGACGCACGTGCTCGATCGGCTCCAACGTGACATCGGCCACGCGACCGCCGTCGCGGTCGACGGGTGTGGCGCACCGGCGGTGGAGGTCCCGCTGCGCGCCCTCGCGGCCGCGTACGGTCGGGTGAGCATGGCGTCGGGAACCCTGGGGGAGGTCGTCGCGGCGGGGCGCGCGCACCCCCATCTCGTCGGAGGTCGAGGACGCATCGAGACGGCCCTGTTGGCGCACGACGTCGTGGCGAAGGTCGGCGCCGAAGGGGTCTACGGCATCGGTCACGGGGGCGTCGGGATAGCGGTCAAGGTCGAGTCCGGCGTCGTGGAGGCCGCCGCAGTCACGGCGCACCACCTCGTCAGCAGCCTGGGCTGGTATCCCGCTGATGCGTGGTCACCGGACCCGATCATCGGCGGCGGACGTCCGACCGGTCGCTGGCGTGCTGCCCCAGACCTGATCGCGTTCGCCGAGACCCTCGCGTCCCGGGTGGGTTCGGTCCGCAAGGGCGGGTAG
- a CDS encoding helix-turn-helix domain-containing protein: MRDLGSYIRDQRNRAQLSLRNLAKLAGVSNPYLSQIERGLRKPSAEILQAIAKALRISAETLYVKAGILEERGDELDVEAALALDGHLTDAQKQALIEMYRSFRQLVELRGDDEEAGGLRGLVERLTTTGDDREDDEPDTAPDEASEGTA; this comes from the coding sequence CTGCGCGACCTCGGGTCGTACATCCGTGACCAGCGCAACCGCGCCCAACTGTCGCTGCGCAACCTCGCGAAGCTGGCCGGCGTGTCCAACCCCTACCTGTCGCAGATCGAACGCGGGCTGCGCAAGCCCTCGGCCGAGATCCTGCAGGCCATCGCCAAGGCCCTACGCATCTCGGCGGAGACGCTGTACGTCAAGGCAGGCATCCTCGAGGAGCGGGGCGACGAACTCGATGTCGAGGCGGCGCTGGCGCTCGACGGCCACCTCACCGACGCACAGAAGCAGGCGCTCATCGAGATGTACCGCTCGTTCCGCCAGCTCGTCGAGCTCCGCGGTGACGACGAGGAGGCGGGTGGGCTCCGAGGGCTCGTCGAGCGTCTCACGACGACCGGTGACGATCGCGAGGACGACGAGCCCGACACCGCTCCAGACGAGGCCTCCGAGGGCACCGCCTGA
- a CDS encoding GNAT family N-acetyltransferase — MLDIRSVDGVPDARELTTWSELVAVDPDATIFHTPRFLRAWSAVLGDRVEPRLKWLSRDGAVVGVVPEELEDVGSSDRPVRELRFLGGTEVTDYVGPVAVPADRGAVAQAWTASLLDDPAWDRVVAAGLPEDTGWASLIEQHARSVGLSVQTETEDVCPRVDIADGPDAWLDSLGSKERHELQRKARKLARELGGLEVVTAPPDDALGALGSFLDLASQASGAKGRFFVDDRMRRFFGALVEEFAPDGTLRIDRLVVAGQTAAATVSLLHRGVFSLYNSSFDQGLGTYAPGMVLVTELVQDAARSGCATFDLLRGDEPYKYRFGATERRLVRLTLTRS; from the coding sequence TTGCTCGACATCCGCTCGGTCGACGGCGTTCCCGACGCACGTGAGCTGACCACGTGGAGCGAGCTCGTCGCTGTGGATCCGGACGCCACGATCTTCCACACCCCCCGCTTCCTGAGGGCGTGGTCGGCGGTCCTCGGTGATCGCGTGGAACCACGGCTCAAGTGGCTCTCGCGGGATGGCGCTGTCGTCGGAGTCGTGCCGGAGGAGCTGGAGGACGTCGGCTCATCCGATCGACCCGTCCGTGAGCTGCGGTTCCTCGGCGGTACCGAGGTCACCGACTACGTCGGCCCAGTGGCCGTGCCCGCCGACCGTGGGGCGGTCGCGCAGGCCTGGACCGCATCGCTGCTCGACGACCCCGCCTGGGACCGCGTCGTCGCAGCCGGCCTACCGGAGGACACGGGCTGGGCTTCCCTGATCGAGCAGCATGCCCGGTCGGTCGGCCTGTCGGTGCAGACCGAGACGGAGGACGTCTGTCCCCGCGTTGACATCGCGGACGGGCCCGACGCCTGGCTCGATTCCCTCGGCTCCAAGGAGCGGCACGAGCTGCAGCGCAAGGCGCGCAAGCTCGCCCGTGAGCTGGGTGGACTCGAGGTCGTGACCGCCCCGCCCGACGATGCGCTCGGGGCGCTCGGGTCGTTCCTCGATCTGGCCTCCCAGGCGAGCGGAGCCAAGGGTCGGTTCTTCGTGGACGACCGGATGCGCCGCTTCTTCGGGGCGCTCGTCGAGGAGTTCGCCCCGGACGGCACGCTGCGCATCGACCGGCTCGTCGTCGCCGGCCAGACCGCCGCTGCCACCGTGTCGCTGCTCCACCGTGGCGTGTTCAGCCTCTACAACTCGTCTTTCGACCAGGGATTGGGAACGTACGCCCCTGGCATGGTGTTGGTCACGGAGCTCGTCCAGGACGCTGCCCGCAGTGGCTGCGCCACGTTCGACCTCTTGCGCGGCGACGAGCCCTACAAGTACCGGTTCGGTGCGACCGAGCGTCGGCTCGTCCGCCTGACCCTGACGAGGAGTTGA
- a CDS encoding glycosyltransferase: protein MVRHVGLITVHTSPLAQPGTGDGGGLNVYVLEVARDLAQRGIEVDVFTRAVTPSAPPRVEVETGVRVHHVVAGPTRPLLKEELHAFVPEFARAVLRRPESAELDIIHSHYWLSGWVGRHVGTHLGIPLVHTFHTLGVVKNAALADFDVPEPPARLDYERRLAAEADHLVALTCGEARLLHRTFGTSGARISVVPAGVDLDLFQPQAEERGDDPEPRLLFVGRLQPIKAPDVAVRTLAELHRTHPRTRLRIIGGVSGTGAGRSGPDQLLALAKRLGVSEHVEVHPARPQAQLAAVYREADVVVVPSRSESFSLVALEAQASGTPVVAAHVGGLADVVRGGSLVSGHDPVAHADAVRRFLDDAELTRATGLRGRAHAQRFSWQGVVDGLLEVYARARQPALRAAG from the coding sequence TTGGTGCGCCACGTCGGACTGATCACGGTCCACACGAGTCCGCTGGCCCAACCAGGGACGGGCGACGGTGGCGGCCTGAACGTCTACGTCCTCGAGGTCGCGCGTGATCTGGCGCAGCGCGGTATCGAGGTCGACGTGTTCACGCGCGCGGTCACCCCGTCGGCGCCACCGCGCGTCGAGGTCGAGACCGGGGTCCGCGTCCACCACGTCGTGGCGGGCCCGACGCGGCCCCTCCTCAAGGAGGAGTTGCACGCGTTCGTGCCCGAGTTCGCACGCGCGGTACTCCGACGTCCCGAGTCCGCCGAACTCGACATCATCCACAGCCACTACTGGCTGTCGGGCTGGGTGGGTCGCCACGTCGGGACGCACCTAGGCATCCCCCTCGTTCACACCTTCCACACGCTCGGGGTCGTGAAGAACGCGGCGCTCGCCGACTTCGACGTGCCCGAACCTCCGGCGCGTCTCGACTACGAACGTCGCCTCGCCGCCGAGGCCGACCACCTCGTGGCGTTGACGTGCGGCGAGGCGCGGCTGCTCCACCGCACCTTCGGGACGTCAGGCGCGCGCATCAGCGTCGTCCCTGCCGGCGTCGATCTCGACCTTTTCCAGCCCCAGGCCGAAGAGCGTGGCGATGACCCCGAGCCACGGCTGCTGTTCGTCGGACGACTCCAGCCGATCAAGGCTCCGGACGTGGCCGTGCGTACGCTCGCGGAGCTCCACCGGACCCACCCGCGCACACGCCTGCGCATCATCGGGGGGGTCTCGGGGACCGGAGCGGGACGCAGCGGACCGGACCAGCTGCTCGCCCTCGCGAAGCGCCTGGGCGTGAGCGAGCACGTCGAGGTGCACCCGGCGCGGCCACAGGCGCAACTCGCCGCGGTGTACCGCGAGGCGGACGTCGTCGTCGTCCCCAGTCGCAGCGAGAGCTTCAGTCTGGTGGCGCTCGAAGCCCAGGCATCGGGCACGCCCGTGGTCGCCGCTCACGTCGGCGGACTCGCGGATGTCGTTCGGGGCGGATCGCTCGTGAGCGGGCACGACCCGGTCGCTCACGCCGATGCCGTCCGCCGGTTCCTCGACGACGCGGAGCTGACGCGAGCTACCGGGCTCCGCGGCCGGGCCCACGCTCAGCGGTTCTCGTGGCAGGGCGTCGTCGACGGACTCCTCGAGGTCTACGCTCGTGCACGTCAGCCTGCTCTTCGCGCCGCCGGTTGA
- a CDS encoding YbjN domain-containing protein, whose product MDPERAREVLLGALDDAGLETEDVGDDRWMTMLSGQWKRTIPVMLHLGERTLRVTSLFCADPDQGHEEVYRILLRRNQRTHGVHFALDDEGDVILTGGIALDALDEEAVDHLLGAVLATADETYNQVLRAGFADYIDREQRWRAANELPANPVSEAP is encoded by the coding sequence GTGGACCCTGAACGCGCCCGCGAGGTCCTGCTCGGCGCACTCGACGATGCCGGACTCGAGACGGAGGATGTGGGCGACGACCGTTGGATGACGATGCTGTCGGGGCAGTGGAAGCGGACGATCCCGGTGATGCTGCACCTCGGCGAGCGCACGTTGCGTGTGACATCGCTGTTCTGCGCCGACCCTGATCAGGGGCACGAGGAGGTCTACCGCATCCTCCTGCGGCGCAACCAGCGCACGCACGGTGTGCACTTCGCGCTGGATGACGAGGGCGACGTGATCCTCACCGGGGGGATCGCGCTGGATGCCCTCGACGAGGAGGCCGTGGACCACCTGCTGGGAGCCGTCCTCGCGACCGCTGACGAGACCTACAACCAGGTTCTACGTGCCGGTTTCGCGGACTACATCGACCGCGAACAGAGGTGGCGCGCCGCCAACGAGCTCCCGGCCAACCCCGTGTCCGAGGCCCCTTGA
- a CDS encoding proline dehydrogenase family protein translates to MLLRRLLIAASESQGLRRLATDVPVTRNVALRFVAGETLAEALEVTGDLNRRGMRVSLDYLGESVHDAEVARQAASVYLDALDQLERVGLDCSISVKLTQVGLDVSEDVCRDLVSSICRRAAAGGRHVTIDMESSVYTQRTVDLVTDLRKAGHDNVGCAVQSYLRRTAADVSALTDLQASLRLCKGAYAEPAAVAFQSDDEVDASYARLAEQLLRSDTYPRFATHDHRLIHRIRNVAARLQRPPDSYEFQMLYGVREPLQGRIVGLGHPLRVYVPFGGEWYPYLVRRLAERPANLTFFVRALLGRRAN, encoded by the coding sequence ATGCTGCTGCGCCGGCTCCTCATCGCCGCGTCAGAGAGCCAGGGGCTGCGACGGCTCGCCACCGATGTGCCCGTCACCCGAAACGTCGCGTTGCGGTTCGTCGCGGGAGAGACGCTCGCTGAAGCTCTCGAGGTCACGGGGGACCTGAACCGGCGGGGCATGCGGGTGAGCCTGGACTACCTCGGCGAATCCGTCCACGACGCCGAGGTCGCGCGCCAGGCCGCGAGCGTCTACCTGGACGCGCTCGACCAGCTCGAGCGGGTCGGCCTCGACTGCTCGATCTCGGTCAAGCTCACGCAGGTCGGACTCGACGTCTCCGAGGACGTCTGCCGCGACCTGGTGAGCTCCATCTGTCGGCGCGCTGCGGCTGGCGGCCGGCACGTCACCATCGACATGGAGAGCAGCGTCTACACCCAGCGCACCGTGGATCTGGTCACCGATCTGCGGAAGGCCGGTCACGACAACGTCGGATGTGCCGTGCAGTCCTACCTGCGCCGGACCGCCGCGGACGTGTCGGCACTGACCGACCTGCAGGCATCGCTGCGGCTGTGCAAGGGGGCGTACGCCGAGCCGGCGGCCGTCGCGTTCCAGAGCGACGACGAGGTCGACGCCAGCTACGCCCGACTCGCGGAGCAGCTCCTGCGCAGCGACACCTACCCCCGGTTCGCCACCCACGATCACCGCTTGATCCACCGCATCCGCAACGTCGCTGCACGTCTGCAGCGGCCTCCAGACAGCTACGAGTTCCAGATGCTCTACGGGGTGCGGGAGCCGTTGCAGGGACGCATCGTCGGACTGGGTCATCCTCTGCGGGTCTACGTTCCCTTCGGCGGCGAGTGGTACCCCTACCTCGTGCGACGGCTCGCCGAGCGCCCCGCCAACCTCACCTTCTTCGTGCGAGCGCTGCTCGGTCGACGCGCGAACTGA